The sequence below is a genomic window from Streptomyces sudanensis.
GTGCCCGGCGTCCCCGCGCAGGCGGGCGCCGCCGCGGCCAACTCGCTGGGCGAGGCGTACCAGGTCGCGGCCGGGATCGGCGGCGCGGCCGGCGAGGCGCTGCGCACCGCCGCGCGCCACTCCTTCGTGCACGGGCTGCACGTCACGCTGGTGGTCAGCGCCGGGCTGCTGCTCGCCGGGGCGGCCATGGCGCTGCGCCTGCCGCGCGTGATGGACCCGCGGACCGACGAACCGGACGGGCCCCCGGGCCCCGGCGGACCGCCCGGACCGTCCGGCGGGCTCCGCGCGGAGCCCGCGGGCCCCGGCGGCGAGGGCCCCGCGGGCGGCGCGGACCGGACGGGACCGGCCCGCCGGGCGGGCACCGGCGGCCTCGGCGTCCCCGTGCAGCGCGAGGCACACGACGCGCCGGACGCGGACGGCGCCCCCGGCACCCCGCCGAAGGCCGTCCGGCGCGCCCCGGCGGAGCCGGCCGGCTCTGGACGCGCGGCGCGCTGAGCCGTAACGTCGGCGCCCGGTCCCGCTGCCCCGGACCGCTCCTCTTCCCGTCGTTTCCCTGGTGAGCCAGTTGCCGGAGGTCCTCGTGCCCGCACCCTCGAAGCTCCCGCCGTTCGACCCGGGCGACCCGCTCGGCGTCGACGACCTGCTCGGCCCGGAGGACCTCGCCGTCCGCGACACGGTGCGCGCCTGGGCCGCCGAGCGGGTGCTGCCGCACGTCGCCGAGTGGTACGAGAGGGGCGAGGTGCCCGTCATCCGCGAGCTCGCCCGCGAGCTCGGCGCGATCGGGGTGCTCGGCATGTCCCTGGAGGGGTACGGCTGCGCGGGCGCGAGCGCCGTCCAGTACGGGCTGGCCTGCCTGGAGCTGGAGGCCGCGGACTCCGGCATCCGCTCCCTGGTGTCGGTGCAGGGCTCCCTGGCCATGTACGCGATCTGGAAGCACGGCTCCGAGGAGCAGAAGCGGCGCTGGCTGCCGTCCATGGCGTCGGGCGAGACGATCGGCTGCTTCGGCCTGACCGAGCCGGACCACGGCTCCGACCCGGCCGCCCTGCGCACGTACGCCAGGCGGGACGGCTCGGACTGGGTCCTCAACGGGCGCAAGATGTGGATCACCAACGGCTCGGTCGCGGGGGTCGCCGTCGTCTGGGCGCAGACCGACGGGGGGATGCGCGGCTTCGCCGTGCCGACCGACACCCCGGGCCTGTCCACGCCGGAGATCCGGCACAAGTGGTCCCTGCGGGCCAGCGTCACCAGCGAGCTGGTGATGGACGACGTGCGGCTGCCCGCCGACGCGGTCCTGCCCGGCGTGACGGGGCTGAAGGGCCCGCTCGGCTGCCTGTCGCACGCCCGGTACGGGATCGTGTGGGGCGCCATGGGAGCCGCGCGCTCCTCCTTCGAGGCGGCGCTCGACTACGCGCGGACGCGGGAGCAGTTCGGGCGGCCCATCGGGGGCTTCCAGCTCACCCAGGCCAAGCTCGCCGACATGGCGGTGGAACTGCACAAGGGCATCCTGCTCGCCCACCACCTGGGCTCGCGGATGGACGCCGGGAGGCTGCGCCCCGAGCAGGTCAGCTTCGGCAAGCTGAACAACGTGCGGGAGGCGATCGGGATCTGCCGCACGGCCCGGACGATCCTGGGCGCCAACGGGATCTCCCTGGAGTACCCCGTGATGCGGCACGCCACCAACCTGGAGTCGGTGCTCACCTACGAGGGCACGGTCGAGATGCACCAGCTGGTGCTGGGCAAGGCGCTCACCGGTCTCGACGCCTTCCGGTGAGCGGCCTCGCCCTCAGCTCTGGTTGAAGAAGCCGTCCTGGGCGCGGCCCCCGGACTCCCCGGTGACGATCTGCGTGTCCGCGGGCGTCAGCAGGAAGACCCGGGTGGCCACCCGCTCGATGGAGCCGCGCAGGCCGAAGGTCAGGCCGGCCGCGAAGTCCACGATCCGCTTGGCGTCCTCGGGCTCCATGGCGGTGAGGTTCATGACGACCGGGACGCCGTCCCGGAACAACTCGCCGATCGTCCGGGCGTCGCGGAAGCCGTCCGGCGACACGGTGGCGATCCGGCGGCCCTCCTCCCGCGCGCTCTCGGAGGCGACCCGCACCCGGGGGTCGGTCACCCAGGCGTCGCCGCCGTCGGCAGTCTCGGCGTACTCGTCGTCGTAGTAGCGCTCGTCGTTGTCCTCGACGAGTCCCAGCCAGGCACTCGCCTTGCGCACCGATCCCATGGACGCCTCCTTTCAACGTGGTCACGTGTGGTTCCGCACCCCCATGGTCGTCCATGATGCGGATCGCACGCCAAGTGGATACCCGCCGTGCGAGCGTTTCGTGACGGTACTGGTGCAGAAGATATGGTGATTCGTCAGGGTTCTTGCTGCGCAACAGGCTTCTTGTACCCCAAATATGAAATTCACACCGGACGGGCAGGTCGGCGCGCGTACGGGTGAACGAGCCCCCGGCTACGATGCCCGACGCACAAGGATCCAGTCACGGGGGAGCACATGTTCGGAATCGTCAGACCCTGTTCGCACCGGCTCGGCGGGGGGCTCCTGGCGGAGTGGACGGCGCACCTGTGCGGGCTCTGCCTCGCCCTGCGCGCCGACCACGGGCAGTTCGCCCGTGTCGCCACCAACTACGACGGCCTGCTGATATCGGTCCTGACGGAAGCTCAGTCCGAGCGCGCCGCCGGGGCCCGGCGCACCGCCGGGCCGTGCCCGCTGCGCGCGATGCGCACCGCGCCCGTCGCACGCGGCGAGGGCGCCCGGCTGGCCGCCGCCGTCTCCCTGGTGCTCGCCTCGGCCAAGGTGCGGGACCACGTCGCCGACCGCGACGGGCTGCTGGCCCGCCGGCCGGTCGCCGCGGCCGCCCGGCGGGTCGCGCACCGCTGGGACGCCGCGGGCGCCCGCACCGGGCGGGAACTCGGATTCGACACGGCGGTCCTGCTCGACGCGGTTGACCGCCAGACCGGCGTCGAGGCGCTGGCCCGGCCCGGCACGCCCCTGACGGCGGTGACCGAACCGACCGAGACGGCCACCGCCGCCGCGTTCGCGCACACCGCCGTCCTCGTCGGCAGGCCGGGGAACGCCGCGCCCCTCGCGGAGGCGGGCCGGTTGTTCGGACGTCTCGCGCACCTGCTGGACGCCGTCGAGGACCTGGACGCCGACACGGCGTCGGGCGCCTGGAACCCGATCACCGCCACCGGCACGCCCCTCGCCGAGGCGCGGCGCCTCGCCGACGACGCCGTGCACGGCGTACGCCTGGCGCTCGCGGACGTCGAGTTCGTCGACGACCGGCTGGCGCACCGGCTCCTCGTGCACGAGCTGCGGCGCTCGGTGGACCGCGCGTTCGCCACGACGACCTGCGCGCACCGGGGGCACGGCGCTCCCGGCTCCCCGTACGGCCACCCCCGCCAGGGCGGCGGCCGGCCCCGCGGCGCGTACGGCTCCCACCCCTACGGGGGCGGCGGGCCGACCGGGAGCGGCGGGTCCGGCGAGTCCGGCGGGCGGGGCTTCGGAGGCGGGGGAGCGGAGCGGAAGCCGCCGCGCGGGTTCCTCGCCGGCTGCGCCGTCTTCGTCGGCCTGTTCTGCACCTGCCAGATCTGCTGCGCCAAGGAGTACGAGGGCCCCTGGTCCCGCAAGAAGCGCGAGGGCTGCTGCCGCGACTGCGACGGCAACTGCAGCTGCGACTGCTGCTGCCCCTGCGACGGCTGCTGACGGCCGCGCCGACGCCGTACGGCACCGTTCCCCGCCGTCCTCGCCGTCCTCGCCGCCCACCCGCCGTCCCGTCGACGGCCTCGCGCCGCCCGCCCCCGCCCGTTTCGCCGTGCGGGGGCGGGCGGCGTCCTGCTATGGGCGCGCGACGGCGCCCGTACCCCCGACCGGAGCGGGCGCGCGGTCCGGCCGGGATCGACCTCACACCGCGTCAACCTCCTGGCCACATCAGATATTCGCATTCGGAACCGGTCGACCACGATCGGGAGTAATGGGTGAGAGTGAGGGAGGGGTGTGACGATCATGTGTGCGTCCCGAAGTCGTTCTTGTGTGCGACCCGTCGGCGTCGGAATAGTTGGCGGTCCATCCTCCGTGTCAGGCGTCTCCCTTGCCGGGCACGGGCCCCACAGGAGGTAGATGTTGAAGCACCGACGCATACCCAAGAGGCGCGCGGCCCTCGCCGGAGGAGCCGTCGTGGCTCTGCTGGGAGCAGCCGTCACTTTCCAGACTGCGAACGCCAGCGACGAGGTGCCACAGTTCGAGGCCAAGACCCTGTCGGCCACCGCGGCCGGAAAGCTCGCCTCTTCGCTCGACGCCCGACTCGGCGACGGTGACATCGCCGGCGCGTACTACAAGGTCGAGTCCCGCACCCTCGTGGTGAACGTCGTCGACGAGGCCGCGGCGGACACCGTCCGGCGCGCCGGCGGCGAGGCCCGGGTCGTCGAGCACTCCCTGGCCGAGCTGAAGTCGGCACGGGAGACGCTGAAGGACCGGGCGACCATCCCCGGCACCTCATGGGCCGTCGACCCGGTCACCAACAAGGTCGTCGTCACCGCCGACCGCACCGTCAAGGGCGAGGCGTGGGAGAAGCTCTCCCAGGTCGTCAAGAGCCTCGACGACAAGGCGGAGCTGAAGCGCGCCGCCGGCACGTTCACGCCGTTCGCCTCGGGTGGTGACGCCATCCACACCAGTGGCGGCCGCTGCTCCCTCGGCTTCAACGTCGTCAAGGACGGCCAGCCGCACTTCCTCACCGCCGGCCACTGCGGCGGCACCGGCTCCAAGTGGTCGGACAAGCAGGGCGGCGAGCCGGTCGGCACGATGGTCGACTCGCAGTTCCCCGGCAACGACTACGCGCTGGTCAAGTACGACCGCGAGGTCGACCACCCGAGCGCCGTCAACCTGTACAACGGCAGCGCCCAGCAGATCGCCCGCGCGGCCGAGGCCACCGTGGGCATGAAGGTCACCCGCAGCGGCTCCACGACGCAGGTGCACGAGGGCGAGGTCACCGGCCTCGACGCCACCGTCAACTACGGCAACGGCCAGATCGTCGAGGGTCTGATCCAGACCACCGTCTGCGCCGAGCCCGGCGACAGCGGCGGCTCCCTCTTCTCCGGCGACGCGGCCGTCGGCCTGACCTCCGGCGGCAGCGGCGACTGCACGTCCGGCGGCGTCACCTTCTTCCAGCCCGTCACCGAGGCGCTCACCGAGTACGGCGCGCAGATCGGCTGACCCCGTACCGGCCGACCCCGGTACGACAGGCGGACAGGCCCCCCGGCCCCGGTGCTCCCGGAGCCGGGGGGCTTCGCGCGTGAGCCCGCGCGGGCCCGCACCCCGCCCTCTGCGGGCGCCCCCGCGGACCGTCCCGCTACGGCTCCGCCCACCACCGCGGGCCGCCGCCCCGGCGGGCCAGGGCCTCCAGC
It includes:
- a CDS encoding acyl-CoA dehydrogenase family protein — its product is MPAPSKLPPFDPGDPLGVDDLLGPEDLAVRDTVRAWAAERVLPHVAEWYERGEVPVIRELARELGAIGVLGMSLEGYGCAGASAVQYGLACLELEAADSGIRSLVSVQGSLAMYAIWKHGSEEQKRRWLPSMASGETIGCFGLTEPDHGSDPAALRTYARRDGSDWVLNGRKMWITNGSVAGVAVVWAQTDGGMRGFAVPTDTPGLSTPEIRHKWSLRASVTSELVMDDVRLPADAVLPGVTGLKGPLGCLSHARYGIVWGAMGAARSSFEAALDYARTREQFGRPIGGFQLTQAKLADMAVELHKGILLAHHLGSRMDAGRLRPEQVSFGKLNNVREAIGICRTARTILGANGISLEYPVMRHATNLESVLTYEGTVEMHQLVLGKALTGLDAFR
- a CDS encoding cell division protein SepF, whose product is MGSVRKASAWLGLVEDNDERYYDDEYAETADGGDAWVTDPRVRVASESAREEGRRIATVSPDGFRDARTIGELFRDGVPVVMNLTAMEPEDAKRIVDFAAGLTFGLRGSIERVATRVFLLTPADTQIVTGESGGRAQDGFFNQS
- a CDS encoding DUF5685 family protein, translating into MFGIVRPCSHRLGGGLLAEWTAHLCGLCLALRADHGQFARVATNYDGLLISVLTEAQSERAAGARRTAGPCPLRAMRTAPVARGEGARLAAAVSLVLASAKVRDHVADRDGLLARRPVAAAARRVAHRWDAAGARTGRELGFDTAVLLDAVDRQTGVEALARPGTPLTAVTEPTETATAAAFAHTAVLVGRPGNAAPLAEAGRLFGRLAHLLDAVEDLDADTASGAWNPITATGTPLAEARRLADDAVHGVRLALADVEFVDDRLAHRLLVHELRRSVDRAFATTTCAHRGHGAPGSPYGHPRQGGGRPRGAYGSHPYGGGGPTGSGGSGESGGRGFGGGGAERKPPRGFLAGCAVFVGLFCTCQICCAKEYEGPWSRKKREGCCRDCDGNCSCDCCCPCDGC
- a CDS encoding S1 family peptidase — protein: MKHRRIPKRRAALAGGAVVALLGAAVTFQTANASDEVPQFEAKTLSATAAGKLASSLDARLGDGDIAGAYYKVESRTLVVNVVDEAAADTVRRAGGEARVVEHSLAELKSARETLKDRATIPGTSWAVDPVTNKVVVTADRTVKGEAWEKLSQVVKSLDDKAELKRAAGTFTPFASGGDAIHTSGGRCSLGFNVVKDGQPHFLTAGHCGGTGSKWSDKQGGEPVGTMVDSQFPGNDYALVKYDREVDHPSAVNLYNGSAQQIARAAEATVGMKVTRSGSTTQVHEGEVTGLDATVNYGNGQIVEGLIQTTVCAEPGDSGGSLFSGDAAVGLTSGGSGDCTSGGVTFFQPVTEALTEYGAQIG